Part of the Mycteria americana isolate JAX WOST 10 ecotype Jacksonville Zoo and Gardens chromosome 10, USCA_MyAme_1.0, whole genome shotgun sequence genome, GGAGTGCAAGCATGTGTTGCTCTTTCTGCATCTTGgtgttaaaaatatctgtaaatatatCTACACTACATTTATATTGACAGTTAACCAACTTCTTGCTTGTAAACACTATTAGCACCACTAACagaagtgaaaatgtatttatgcttttttctaaTACGCTTATATACGAAGTGAAATTTTAAATAAGCTAACAGGTAGCTAGCAGGCTTACCTGACCATGTTAATACTTATTCAAATACAGttatctctttcttttgtctgcttAAAAACAGCAGTCCAAAGGTCGCTTACTCTGCTGCAACTTCCTAACAGCTCTTGTCAGCTTGCTTCCTGCTAATTCCTTACTGGGTTAGGAGGCTGTACATAGAGCGATAGGCACTGCATTAACAGCATAGCTCAAACTATTGTGTAGTTTAGTGTAAAGGAAATAGCTTAAAGTTAGTCTTCAAGACTGAATCTAAAGTCAGTTTTATTGGTAGATCTTAGAAAGATATAAAGACATTCTAGAAATGCCTGGAAGAAGTGAAAGAAAGtcttgcaaaaatatatttgtaacagTAGACTAAAGTTCATTTGAgttttcattaataaatatttacatgtacAAACCCCCCATataaacttaatttccttttatcgTAAACTAACAACTTCCTTTATCATTTCATTCCAGCACTGTCAAAAGCCAGAAGCATTTCTGTAtaaaagatttagaaaaaagttctccctcacttttaaaattaagagcTTTACCAAACCTCaatgtgcaaaaaaaattgtACACCAGTACCACCAGATACAAAAATCGAATCTGTCAGTACAAATGTGTGTCATGAAAAGAACTGACTCCACGGTTCCAGGCTTTCTCTGAAGAGACATCAGTCATTGTCTGAGCCTGCGGGTGGAAGGAAGACGAGTGCATCGTTGTATGTGTGGCCGTAGGGTCTCAGCCTGTAAACACCGTACATCATCACGTGCATGTGGTTCGGGGCCAGTCCGCTGAACGTGATGGCCATGTCAGAGCAGCAGCCGTCCACCACCTGCTGAGGGTGAGTAGACATCGCTTCCTTAATGAGAGCGCCGACTGATTTAGTGTTAAAGACGTCTCTTCCTTCTGAATCTTCCGCGTTTTCGGCAAACACTCCAGTATACTTCAGGCAGATTGCTAGCTGTTTATCCTCAGCAACTTTCCAGATCATACCTCCCTGCTCTGGGCACTTGTCAGAGTCTTCAAGGACATGGGAGAGTCGTCTTAGTGATTCAATGCTTAAGACTATTCCTCCCTCACCATCTACATATTCAAGGTCCCCAGATTTCACAGTATGGCCTATATAAAAAGGCTGCGAGGGGTcttttttcagtaagaaatactTGAGATTTTCAATAATAGCAAATGTggttggatatgcaaggaagaaCCAGTTGAATTCATCTTTATAGCGTTCATATGTTATCTTATAAGCTTTCCTCATCATCACCCACATATCATTTGTGTTGAGGGCTACGGAATCAAACACTTTGACGTTTTCAGAGCTGTAGAATTCCACCTTGTCGCAGTGCTTGCTCCACGTCTCTTTCACTGCAGCCCAGTGCCCCAGATCTTTCGGTTTCACAAGGATGATACAATAAATGCGGATACTTTTACTAAGCTCCATGCGTTCACCTTCCGAAAGGTTTAAGACATCTTCTTTGTTGGGAGCCTGGATGTGATGGTGCTCGTGGTGATGTGCTTTAGTCCCGTGGCCCACCTTAATATGTCCGAGGAGTGTAACCAACACGCAGAAGGCTCCTCCAAGCACCACACCCTTCATGAAGGAGCTGCTTTCAGAAATCATTTTTCCTAGAAAGGAGACACGCCGTAAGAACTTACGGGAATAACTTTACTACTGCAGATTCCGTATCGTTTTAACACGTTCTTCAGTTTCTAAACCCAGCTGCCCTTCCCTTAACTGACGCGCCAGGACAGCGCTGGCGAAGCGCGGGTGGCAAAAAGAAAGTTCCCCAGCTCGGCCCTCGTTACCGCTAACGGTACGACAGAGCCCCGCGGGAGGGCTCTCGTTCCCCGGACCCGCTCTACCGCCGTGACCGCacggcccccgccccgcagcctccccgcccgccctcccggaGGGCCGAGACGCCGCGGCACCGGctcgggcgctgccgccgccacgTCGTGGCCCGTACGCGGCAGCGCTTCCCCGGGGGAGCCCTCGCGGAGGCagagccccgccgggcccgctccccgccgcgctgcgggACGCTGCCCGCGACGCCGGTaaggcggcccggcccgcccgccgcagTCCCCCGCGACACCCGGAGCGCCGGGGGAACCTTACCACCGCTGAGGCCGGTGCCGTGACCCGGAGCACGGCGGGGCCCGCTCCCGCCTCCCCTTCCCCCGCGCGGCCGCCGCTTACCGGTGCCaccggggccgcccgcgccccgccccggaAGCGCGCCGCGCCGCCCCACCGCCCCTTCCTTTTCCTCGCCGGAAGCGCCGCGCGCGGCCCTTCtaggcgccgcccgccgccctctcGCTGGTGCGGAGGCGCCTCCTGTCGGCGCGGACGCCATCTCGCGGTGCCCAtcccgctcccgctgcccgccgccctgcGCCCTCGCCCGCGGGACAGcgagccccgctgcccgcctgACCcgccccccctgccctgccctcacgGTGTCCTGCCCTCGCCTCGGCCTCTCCCCGCACGTTGCCTTCAGGGCGGCCGCCCTTCACCGCGGCCGGCTGTCCCCTCAGGGCCGGCGGGGCAGGAGAGCGCGGAGGGTCCCGTCAGGGAGGCTGGCTTGCCGGGCGGGCGAGGGCGGGAGCCTCGGCAAGGGCGAGGCTGCCTCAGCGCCCTTGTGGTTCACAGAAGCGGGGCCGTGCGCCGCCGGTTCGCCTTTAGGAAGGGGCACGACGGGCTTGCTCGATGGGCCGCTGCCGAGCCGGTGGAGGAGCAGCCGGcgtggggggggggcagccctgcCATCTTGCGGGGAAGGGCCGCTTGTAGCTTCTCCCCGGCGGAGCCCGCGGGCCAGCCTGGAGTCGTCGAAGCCGGCTCCGAGCTTGAGCTGTGGAGAAAGGGCGCGGGCTGCTgtggcggggctgggctgcccctgccccgctgctgcccctggccctgccccgctgctgcccctggccctgccccgctgctgcccctggccctgccgcgctgctgcccctgcccctgccccgctgctgcccctggccctgccgcgctgctgccgccctgtgcCGGCGCGGGCGGGGGCTGGTTAGTCCTGTTGACTACATTCATCTGAATCTCTCTCTTTGTGAACGTACGTACGTGACTATCGGGGAAAACAGTTTAAGTTTCTTGCACAAACTCGCTGCTTTTAAATTAGAAGGTATACGACTGGGGACAGGATGGCGAAGGAAAGGCAGAACCGGCCTTAAACCATACCCAGGATCAAATCTGCTGATGCCGATTGAATATACTGCCCTAAATTTCCAAACCAATACAATAAACTGTGCTGGAAGCGTACTATGTTTcgcttgttttcctttcccctggCACAGAGCACAACACATACACAAGATTAGTTAATATTTAAAGAGTAAagccaaaactttttttctattaacgtaactttttctttcctttagtgATAATTATTCCTGAGCTCCAGACTGAAAGAAGTACGTCCGAATCACTAGCTACACGTCATCTCTAAAGACGTTAGAATTGACATCTGATTTGAAGGAGCATCACTGAACAATAGTTTGCTCCCTTTTTCCACCagcctcttggaaaaaaaaggttttacatgTTTTATCTCTTTATTAGCTGATTGTAGTGTACCCTTAGGCCAACATAGTGGTTAGGATAAAGTCCTATATAGGTTTTCCCTATATTGTAAGTTATGCCCTGGTTGGCTGAACTTATTTATTTAAGTCAATTTAATCAAGGATTTTATTTAAGTCAATTTACAGCTGAGCTGCTCTGGATTCTCTGGCATCTGGCTGGGTTCCCCAGATGCCTCAGTTATTCAggtaagttttttcttttttaggcttGTGGCTGTACTGTAGACATCAAAGCTTAACGATGTTATCTTTGGCGAAAAGATCTGTAAGAACATCAATTGCTTGACTCTTCTGGGCCTGGAGAACTATTGCCTATGGTGCAGGTAAAAATGTTGCGAAATAGGGATTTCGGTTGGATCAGTATGTGTCCAGAATGGCTCCATTCAGTCGAACTAAACCCTAATTACACACTGTGATAGGAAAATATTGTCAGTTTGTATGTTCAGGTAGTTCTGTTACTGCACTAAGGGAACATCACTCATCCTATCTTTTCCCACCTGGCTGCTTTTAAGGTATAAATAGGTGGACGCGCAGGTTGTTATCACATATGAGAGGTTGGAGGTCAGTTTAAAGTTTGTGTTACAGATCTCCTATTTGCAGAATCAATTGTGGCTTTCAGGGCTTCAGCAGTTGCTTGATCATGTATTTTAGAGAGATTTGAATGAGTTGCGACTCACAGCTTCAGCTGATGCttcaacaaattattttcctgcttGACTTCAGTGAGGTTCTTTCCAAGGCTCTGACAGAATGACTAATGTAGCTACAGATCTTGACTGTCACTGTAATATCTTTTCAACGTTGCTTTTATCCAGCAGCAGATCAGTGAAGA contains:
- the C1GALT1C1 gene encoding C1GALT1-specific chaperone 1, which translates into the protein MISESSSFMKGVVLGGAFCVLVTLLGHIKVGHGTKAHHHEHHHIQAPNKEDVLNLSEGERMELSKSIRIYCIILVKPKDLGHWAAVKETWSKHCDKVEFYSSENVKVFDSVALNTNDMWVMMRKAYKITYERYKDEFNWFFLAYPTTFAIIENLKYFLLKKDPSQPFYIGHTVKSGDLEYVDGEGGIVLSIESLRRLSHVLEDSDKCPEQGGMIWKVAEDKQLAICLKYTGVFAENAEDSEGRDVFNTKSVGALIKEAMSTHPQQVVDGCCSDMAITFSGLAPNHMHVMMYGVYRLRPYGHTYNDALVFLPPAGSDND